In Neokomagataea tanensis, one genomic interval encodes:
- a CDS encoding sensor histidine kinase, translating to MKPHGLSHAFSSGGPLWLGLVFFAVCAAVGWSYAFYVKWTVKSSRLPQREEYPRVQEDIEASGLYIDSFPGSVLLLDTLGALLQANQEAIAQFGDSIGAILRHPAARGALSAALRAEYSSDEHVPPVCSTTFTLDVPITRTMFVALRRIPGAKKQHDRVLVLLADRTEAHALDRMRIDFVAHASHELRTPLASLSGFIDALRNGGSNTDDAVRAQFLDVMAQQSARMKRLIDRLLYLSRVQAHEHQKPRTLVDVSDLMAVVLDEVAPRFEGEGYALKFDIEDELFIRADEDELVQVILNLIENALRYGKRDGHLLSVTLQARRAVPQDDRWPTENGVVLSVKDDGRGMEAHHLPRLAERFYRVADAVQTGRTQGTGLGLSIVRHIVDRHQGRMHIASAPNQGTACLVWLPPPNTEHGTERNTSSAGLVGSAEGDVI from the coding sequence GTGAAGCCTCACGGGTTATCTCATGCGTTTAGCAGTGGTGGCCCGTTGTGGCTTGGTTTGGTGTTTTTTGCGGTCTGCGCGGCGGTAGGCTGGAGCTACGCATTCTACGTTAAGTGGACCGTGAAAAGCAGCAGGCTTCCTCAGCGTGAAGAATATCCCCGGGTTCAAGAAGATATAGAGGCGTCCGGGCTCTATATTGATTCTTTTCCGGGCTCGGTGCTTTTGCTCGATACGTTAGGGGCTTTGTTACAAGCCAATCAGGAAGCAATCGCGCAGTTTGGCGATAGTATCGGAGCGATCTTGCGCCACCCGGCTGCGCGTGGGGCGCTTTCTGCTGCCCTCAGGGCTGAATATTCGTCAGATGAACACGTTCCACCTGTCTGCTCGACCACCTTCACGCTGGATGTGCCCATTACGAGGACCATGTTTGTTGCATTGAGGCGCATTCCCGGCGCGAAGAAGCAGCATGATCGTGTTCTTGTTCTGCTCGCAGATAGGACAGAGGCGCACGCTCTGGATCGCATGCGCATTGATTTTGTGGCACATGCCAGCCACGAATTAAGGACGCCTTTAGCATCTTTGAGCGGCTTTATTGATGCTTTGAGAAATGGCGGCTCCAATACAGATGACGCGGTTCGTGCCCAGTTTTTGGATGTGATGGCGCAGCAATCGGCCCGTATGAAACGGCTCATCGACCGTTTATTATATTTGTCGCGCGTGCAGGCACATGAGCACCAAAAGCCGCGTACTCTGGTCGATGTTTCGGATTTGATGGCGGTAGTTTTAGACGAGGTCGCCCCACGTTTCGAAGGTGAGGGGTATGCGCTTAAGTTCGATATTGAGGACGAGCTTTTTATCCGCGCCGATGAGGATGAGTTGGTGCAGGTGATACTGAACTTGATCGAAAACGCGTTACGTTACGGTAAGCGTGACGGTCACTTGTTGAGCGTGACTTTGCAGGCACGGCGGGCTGTGCCGCAGGACGATCGTTGGCCAACTGAAAATGGTGTTGTTCTGAGCGTTAAAGATGATGGTCGAGGGATGGAGGCGCATCATTTGCCGCGCTTAGCCGAGCGTTTTTATCGCGTGGCTGACGCTGTGCAGACCGGCCGCACGCAGGGTACGGGTCTCGGGCTTTCGATTGTCCGGCATATTGTGGATCGCCACCAGGGGCGGATGCATATTGCAAGTGCGCCCAACCAAGGGACCGCGTGTCTGGTATGGCTTCCGCCACCTAATACCGAGCATGGTACTGAGCGGAATACCTCATCAGCTGGTTTAGTTGGATCAGCAGAGGGTGATGTGATTTAA
- a CDS encoding flagellar basal body-associated FliL family protein — translation MSTSPDTADETGKKSKKRMFLLVSGGVIVALATLGVFGFQKFHRQTPVHDEKKAALTIVSIPTIVSNLDTGDGRARYVKITARVQTQGAPDAAKMALLMPQIQDAFQTCLHGMRPDEMEGVGIYRLRETMLVQIENILAPLPVRDLFFVEVLVQ, via the coding sequence ATGAGTACGAGTCCCGACACAGCAGACGAAACCGGAAAGAAAAGTAAAAAACGTATGTTTTTGCTGGTTTCTGGCGGTGTAATAGTAGCTTTGGCTACGCTGGGCGTGTTTGGATTTCAGAAGTTTCATCGGCAAACGCCCGTACATGATGAGAAGAAAGCAGCCTTAACCATCGTGTCTATTCCAACAATCGTGTCTAACCTTGATACGGGAGATGGTCGTGCGCGGTATGTCAAAATTACGGCTCGTGTGCAGACACAAGGAGCTCCGGACGCCGCGAAAATGGCTCTTTTGATGCCGCAAATACAAGATGCTTTCCAGACCTGCCTGCACGGTATGAGGCCAGATGAAATGGAAGGGGTCGGTATTTACCGCCTGCGTGAGACGATGTTGGTGCAAATCGAGAATATCCTTGCCCCGCTGCCCGTGCGTGACCTCTTTTTTGTAGAGGTTCTTGTGCAATGA
- a CDS encoding lytic transglycosylase domain-containing protein — protein sequence MANPAYRAPGSAADPWGPYIREASNRSTVPESWIRAVMHQESGGHEYLDGQPITSSSGAMGLMQLMPQTYADMQDRLNLGSDPYEPHDNIAAGSEYIAILSRKYGSPAFLAAYNAGPQRLEAYLNQGRPLPHETVAYVAAITPHLGDTPPAATSSASYSSASSIQAAWANRNYTAVPQPSVAAPTRLSAPVSSVPCDPDAAYDTADNCSMPTSTTLAPPSPTPTSQALPAPPTWLPPPQNDRAPNTSTAAPVSAPPSHYGNWSVQVGAFNNAGQARFAATMARQASFSLLQATQTVLQPVVINGRTLWRSRLVGLDSHSASSACRQLNAQGLACIAKPPGQ from the coding sequence ATGGCTAACCCTGCATATCGCGCACCTGGTTCTGCCGCAGATCCTTGGGGCCCTTATATTCGGGAAGCCTCCAACCGCTCCACCGTGCCAGAAAGCTGGATACGCGCCGTCATGCATCAGGAATCTGGTGGACATGAATATTTAGACGGCCAGCCCATCACATCCAGTTCCGGGGCCATGGGCTTGATGCAACTCATGCCCCAAACTTACGCCGATATGCAGGACCGGCTTAACCTCGGCTCAGATCCTTATGAACCACACGACAATATTGCCGCAGGGTCTGAGTATATCGCCATCCTGTCACGCAAATATGGCTCCCCGGCTTTTCTCGCAGCCTATAATGCGGGGCCACAACGCCTTGAAGCATATCTCAATCAAGGGCGCCCACTCCCCCATGAGACGGTCGCCTATGTCGCAGCCATCACCCCTCACTTAGGGGATACTCCTCCCGCAGCAACATCCTCTGCCTCGTATTCGTCGGCCTCTTCAATTCAGGCGGCATGGGCCAACCGTAATTATACAGCCGTGCCACAACCCTCGGTCGCAGCCCCAACACGCCTCTCAGCCCCTGTATCATCTGTGCCATGCGACCCAGACGCAGCTTACGATACGGCTGATAATTGCAGCATGCCGACGTCAACAACACTTGCTCCGCCCAGCCCGACACCTACCTCTCAAGCATTACCAGCCCCGCCAACCTGGCTTCCCCCTCCGCAAAACGACCGCGCCCCCAACACCTCAACGGCTGCTCCCGTATCAGCGCCACCCTCCCATTACGGAAACTGGAGCGTGCAGGTTGGTGCCTTCAACAATGCAGGACAGGCACGCTTTGCAGCCACAATGGCCCGGCAAGCATCCTTCTCTTTGCTGCAAGCAACACAAACAGTTCTGCAACCCGTCGTTATCAACGGCCGGACACTCTGGCGGTCACGGTTGGTCGGACTGGATTCCCATAGCGCAAGTTCCGCCTGCCGGCAGTTAAATGCCCAAGGCTTGGCCTGCATTGCCAAACCACCGGGACAGTAA
- a CDS encoding response regulator, which produces MSGSTTLRAKGLILVVEDDPALSLMMRYNLEQRGYRVEMAGDAETALEFLATSRPDAAVLDWMLPGLSGLDLCRRIRSNPALRDLPVLLLTARSEEQDAIRGLDTGADDYLIKPCSIDTLDARLRALLRRHQSSYDVLTFADITLDPETHRVERGGRLLSLGPTEYRLLDLLIRNPRKVFSREDLLRRIWGQNIHVEIRTIDVHIRRLRKAINGPNEIDLVRTVRAAGYALDDGPIAQEGG; this is translated from the coding sequence GTGAGCGGCTCAACAACTCTCCGCGCCAAAGGGCTCATTCTTGTTGTCGAGGATGACCCGGCGTTATCTTTAATGATGCGCTACAACCTTGAGCAGCGCGGCTATCGTGTCGAAATGGCAGGCGATGCTGAAACTGCGTTGGAGTTTCTAGCCACGTCACGCCCGGATGCAGCCGTTTTAGACTGGATGTTGCCGGGTTTGTCGGGTTTGGATTTGTGCCGGCGTATCCGTAGCAATCCTGCGTTGCGAGACTTACCCGTATTGCTGTTAACGGCGCGCTCTGAAGAGCAGGACGCCATTCGCGGCCTCGATACTGGCGCTGATGACTACCTGATCAAGCCATGCAGCATTGATACTTTGGATGCGCGCTTGAGGGCGCTCCTGCGGCGTCATCAGTCTTCTTATGACGTTTTGACGTTTGCGGATATTACGTTGGACCCTGAAACTCACCGCGTTGAACGCGGCGGGCGGTTGTTGTCCTTGGGGCCGACGGAATACCGTCTCCTTGATTTGCTGATCCGTAATCCGCGCAAGGTTTTCTCGCGGGAAGATTTGCTCCGTCGTATTTGGGGGCAGAATATTCACGTCGAGATACGTACGATTGACGTGCATATTCGTCGTCTACGCAAGGCGATCAATGGGCCAAACGAGATTGACCTTGTCCGTACTGTGCGTGCGGCAGGATACGCCTTGGATGACGGGCCTATCGCGCAAGAAGGTGGTTAA
- a CDS encoding amino acid permease: MTSNPVPPVQHQPDDTISEEGYHKDLGRRHIQMIAIGGAIGTGLFLGAGSRLQIAGPSLAIAYAVCGLFCFLILRALGELVMYRPTSGSFVTYAREFLGEKAAYVSGWLSFINWATTGIVDITAIALYMHYWAVFSAVPQWVFALGALAIVGTMNMIGVKYFGEMEFWFSLIKVVALVIFLIVGMIVLGSRHPIAGQDTGLHLITSNGGFFPHGVLPALMLMQGVVFAYSAIELIGTAAGECRNAREVLPKAVNSVIWRIGLFYVGSVVLLVCILPWTAYHAGVSPFVTFFQKLGVPGIGTIMNIVVLSAALSSFNSGLYSTGRILRALSLGGSAPKAFARMNKSSVPYVSILATLCVYLVGVVLNYFIPSQVFEIVLNIAAIGIIGTWASILLSHMRLRAAIKAGTIAPTGFAMPGAPITNWATLGFLAFVVIMMAFDYPSGTYTVASIPVIALALAAGWLLIKRSRSKEN; encoded by the coding sequence ATGACGTCTAACCCCGTTCCACCGGTCCAACATCAGCCTGACGATACCATCAGTGAAGAAGGCTACCATAAGGATCTGGGTCGCCGTCACATTCAGATGATTGCCATTGGCGGCGCAATCGGTACCGGCCTGTTTCTTGGCGCAGGGTCGCGCCTACAAATTGCAGGCCCTTCTCTCGCTATTGCTTACGCGGTTTGCGGCCTTTTCTGCTTTCTGATCCTACGCGCCCTCGGTGAACTCGTAATGTACCGCCCGACCAGCGGAAGTTTCGTCACATATGCGCGTGAGTTCCTCGGTGAAAAGGCGGCCTATGTCTCAGGTTGGCTTTCTTTCATAAACTGGGCAACGACTGGCATCGTAGATATTACCGCTATCGCACTTTACATGCATTATTGGGCGGTTTTCTCCGCAGTACCTCAATGGGTCTTTGCACTTGGCGCCTTGGCCATCGTCGGCACCATGAACATGATTGGCGTTAAGTACTTTGGTGAAATGGAGTTCTGGTTCTCCCTCATCAAAGTTGTCGCCCTTGTTATTTTCCTTATCGTGGGAATGATTGTTCTCGGTAGCCGCCACCCTATTGCCGGACAAGATACGGGACTGCACCTTATCACCAGCAACGGTGGTTTCTTCCCGCATGGTGTGCTGCCAGCATTGATGTTGATGCAAGGCGTGGTCTTTGCTTATTCGGCCATTGAGCTGATCGGTACCGCAGCAGGCGAATGTCGTAACGCTCGGGAAGTACTTCCGAAAGCAGTGAACAGCGTTATTTGGCGTATTGGCCTGTTCTATGTCGGTTCGGTTGTTCTGCTTGTTTGCATCCTGCCATGGACGGCTTACCACGCGGGCGTAAGCCCCTTCGTTACATTCTTTCAAAAACTAGGTGTCCCTGGCATTGGCACGATCATGAACATCGTCGTTCTGTCTGCCGCACTCTCCAGCTTCAATTCCGGTCTTTATTCGACGGGTCGTATCTTACGCGCACTGTCACTGGGAGGCTCTGCTCCAAAAGCCTTCGCGCGCATGAATAAAAGCTCTGTGCCCTATGTCAGTATTCTCGCCACACTGTGCGTCTACCTCGTCGGCGTTGTGCTGAACTATTTCATCCCTTCTCAAGTATTTGAAATCGTTCTGAACATCGCTGCCATTGGTATTATTGGCACTTGGGCAAGCATCTTGCTGTCTCACATGCGTCTGCGTGCGGCCATAAAAGCTGGCACAATAGCGCCTACAGGTTTCGCTATGCCCGGCGCCCCAATTACCAATTGGGCAACACTGGGATTTCTCGCATTCGTCGTTATCATGATGGCTTTTGATTACCCATCTGGCACATATACCGTCGCCAGCATTCCCGTCATTGCCCTCGCACTGGCGGCAGGGTGGCTGCTTATCAAACGCTCACGCAGCAAAGAAAACTAA